From Geotalea uraniireducens Rf4:
AGCATTTAACTTATCGGCGGAAGTATTGAGGAAGTTAAGTCTGTTTTTGCCCAATCCATCCGTCTTATCCATTGTCGCGCTCCCGGCAATGGACGCAGTTCCGATAGCCGGTGCAGGGTTTGAAGACAGAGATGAGCATCAGGTAGAGGAGGACGATGGTCTGGAGGACGCCAAAAATCACGTCCACGTAATAGGTGCGAAAATAATCCGGGTCGGCAAAGGCGCCGAAGCCGAGGACATCGCTCAGCGCAGCCAGCCTCCTCATCCATGGGGCAAGACAGAGGGAGCCAAAAACCATCGCCGCCACAGTAATGGTCCACTTGGTGACGACCCAGCGGCAGGAGGTGAGCCGCAGGTTGGCCACCAAACAGAGCGCCACCCCGCTCAGAAAGCAGAGGGCCGCAGAGGGAATGATGAGAAAGTTGTCCAGATACTGGATGCCGACGTTGAAAGCGAACAGCGCATCGCCGCTGCCGGCCAGGCGGCTCAGGTAGAGGAGGACCATGACGCTAAAGCCGGCGCCGACCCAGAGGCATGAGGAAATGATATGAAGGTACTTGAGGAACAGTCGAATACGGTGAAATTCCGGAAGCGTTTGCATACCAGGGCATCTCCTGGAGCCCAAGTATAATTGTCGGCAATCCGCCGACTAAAATAAAGTATGTATACCGTTCGATGCGTATACTTTTATCCTGATGCAAAATGTACTCACCAGATCGGTGACTTCTCAAAATCTTACAACGGGTTAAAAACATTCGTGTTTATTCGTGTCATTCGTGGCTAACTGCCGTTTTTGGATTTATTCGACAGCTACGATTCCCCCCCAACTCCCGATACAAAAAAGCCCCCGGCTCAATGAGCACGGGGGCTTTTTCCATACATGCGGACTGACCTTCGACCGACAGTATCAGGCCTTTTCCACCTTGACGCCGACCATGTTGGCATTTCCAGCCAGCAGAGCATTTGCGTTGAGGTCGCGGAAGTGGATGGGGGCAAAGAGCAGACCGGGCTGGAGTTTTTCGCTTACCCTGGCCTTGCCGGTTATGCTGCCGCTTGCAGAGCTGACCTTGACCGATGCGCCGTCGACGATCCCGAGCTTTGCGGCGTCGCCGGCAAATATTTCGATGTACCCTTCAGCCGACACGGAGAGGTTGTTTTCCGAGCGTGTGGACATGGTACCGTTGTGGAAGCCGATCGCTCCGACCAGAATCTGGAACTGGTCCGTTGCCGTTGCAGCCGGGGATGCCAACGGTGAAAAGGCCAACGCGGTTTTAAGCGCCGCTGCCTGCTTGCCGGTCCCGGCGCAGCGCCCATCTACAACCGAGCACTCTCCGCTGTACAGCGGGGAAAGGTCCTTGAATTCCCTGAGAAGTTCACCAGGTGAATAGACGTGGCTGGCAAAGGTGAGGCGATTGTACAATTCAGCTATAATATCCCAGTCCTCACGAGCGTCTCCGACAGCGTCCACCGCCTTGCCGAGACATTGCACCCGGTTGTCGGTGGTTGTGAACGAACCGCTCTTTTCAGCGGCAGCAGCTGCTGGGAAAACCACGTGAGCCAGTTGCACCACTTCACTGTTGAAGATGTCCTGGACGATCAGAAGTTCGAGCTTGGCCAGCGCCCTTTTGATCCTGCCGTTGTTGGGGAACGTGGTCAGGTCGCTTCCCAGGAGATAAAGGGCCTTGATGGA
This genomic window contains:
- a CDS encoding DUF2269 family protein gives rise to the protein MQTLPEFHRIRLFLKYLHIISSCLWVGAGFSVMVLLYLSRLAGSGDALFAFNVGIQYLDNFLIIPSAALCFLSGVALCLVANLRLTSCRWVVTKWTITVAAMVFGSLCLAPWMRRLAALSDVLGFGAFADPDYFRTYYVDVIFGVLQTIVLLYLMLISVFKPCTGYRNCVHCRERDNG